A genomic segment from Modestobacter roseus encodes:
- a CDS encoding carbohydrate ABC transporter permease — MPSTPVALGTAGGEAGAAGVEPAAPPPPRRRRVRSTQWAAIAFAAPLIAYLLLFYAYPLYRNIDLSLHDYTIRAFVQGNAEFVGFDVYAQVLGSGDFPRALLNTALFTFVSIAFQYTIGLGLAVFFRKHFPLSELLRALFLVPWLLPLIVSASTWAWMLASDNGIVNSVLGAFGVGQINWLTSPQWALVSVIIANIWLGIPFNLVILYAGLQNIPGETYEAASLDGATAWQQFRHITLPLLRPVSAITVLLGLVYTLKVVDVIWIMTTGGPGNVSTTLAVWSYREAFGTGRPDFSPAAAVGNLLILLALVLGFVYLWTQRRQERS, encoded by the coding sequence ATGCCATCCACCCCCGTGGCGCTCGGCACCGCGGGCGGGGAGGCAGGGGCGGCCGGTGTCGAGCCGGCCGCCCCGCCGCCTCCGCGGCGCCGCCGCGTGCGGAGCACCCAGTGGGCGGCGATCGCGTTCGCCGCGCCACTGATCGCCTACCTGCTGCTGTTCTACGCCTATCCGCTCTACCGCAACATCGATCTGAGCCTGCACGACTACACGATCCGCGCGTTCGTGCAGGGGAACGCCGAGTTCGTCGGCTTCGACGTGTACGCGCAGGTGCTCGGGTCCGGCGACTTCCCCAGGGCGCTGCTCAACACGGCGCTGTTCACCTTCGTGTCCATCGCGTTCCAGTACACGATCGGGCTGGGCCTCGCGGTCTTCTTCCGCAAGCACTTCCCGCTGTCGGAGCTCCTGCGTGCCCTGTTCCTGGTGCCCTGGCTGCTGCCGCTGATCGTCTCCGCGTCCACCTGGGCGTGGATGCTGGCCAGCGACAACGGCATCGTGAACTCGGTCCTCGGAGCGTTCGGCGTCGGTCAGATCAACTGGTTGACCTCACCCCAGTGGGCGCTCGTCTCGGTGATCATCGCCAACATCTGGCTGGGGATCCCGTTCAACCTGGTCATCCTCTACGCGGGGCTGCAGAACATCCCGGGTGAGACCTACGAGGCGGCCTCCCTGGACGGCGCCACCGCCTGGCAGCAGTTCCGGCACATCACCCTGCCGCTGCTTCGCCCCGTCTCGGCCATCACGGTGCTGCTCGGGCTCGTCTACACCCTCAAGGTCGTCGACGTCATCTGGATCATGACCACCGGTGGCCCCGGCAACGTCTCGACGACCCTGGCCGTGTGGTCCTACCGGGAGGCATTCGGCACCGGGCGCCCGGACTTCTCGCCGGCCGCCGCGGTCGGCAACCTGCTGATCCTCCTCGCCCTCGTCCTGGGGTTCGTCTACCTCTGGACCCAACGTCGTCAGGAGCGGTCATGA
- a CDS encoding carbohydrate ABC transporter permease produces MTRTRWSWKAALGLLFTAVMLFPVYWMVNVSLTRTSDLRRDPPHWFPWNPTLDGYANVLQEQLPALATSLVVGFGCVVLTLLIAAPAGYALALLRLRGAGTLNFLLLVAQMIPAVVMGMGFYAIYVRLGALNTLGGLIVADTTIAVPFAVLLFTAFMSGIPKELLQAATMDGAGTWRTFWSIVLPVSRNSVLTVSLFAFLWAWSDFIFASTLNRNGDHVPITLGIYRYIGNNTTEWNSIMATAVVASIPAALLLVVAQRYVAAGVTAGAVKD; encoded by the coding sequence ATGACCCGGACGCGGTGGTCGTGGAAGGCGGCCCTCGGGCTGCTGTTCACCGCGGTGATGCTCTTCCCGGTGTACTGGATGGTCAACGTCTCGCTCACGAGGACCAGCGACCTGCGGCGCGACCCACCGCACTGGTTCCCGTGGAACCCGACGCTCGATGGTTACGCGAACGTCCTGCAGGAACAGCTGCCGGCGCTGGCGACCAGCCTGGTCGTCGGGTTCGGGTGCGTCGTGCTGACCCTGCTGATCGCCGCGCCGGCGGGATACGCCCTGGCCCTGCTGCGCCTGCGGGGCGCCGGCACGCTGAACTTCCTGCTGCTGGTCGCCCAGATGATCCCCGCCGTGGTGATGGGGATGGGGTTCTACGCGATCTACGTCCGGCTGGGTGCGCTCAACACGCTCGGGGGGCTGATCGTCGCCGACACCACGATCGCCGTGCCCTTCGCGGTCCTGCTCTTCACGGCGTTCATGTCCGGCATCCCGAAGGAACTGCTCCAGGCCGCGACCATGGACGGCGCCGGCACCTGGCGCACCTTCTGGTCGATCGTGCTGCCGGTCAGCCGGAACTCGGTGCTGACCGTGTCGCTGTTCGCCTTCCTCTGGGCCTGGTCGGACTTCATCTTCGCCTCGACCCTGAACCGCAACGGCGACCACGTGCCCATCACCCTCGGCATCTACCGGTACATCGGCAACAACACGACGGAGTGGAACTCGATCATGGCGACTGCCGTGGTGGCCTCGATCCCGGCCGCCCTCCTGCTCGTCGTGGCCCAGCGCTACGTGGCTGCCGGCGTGACCGCCGGCGCGGTGAAGGACTGA
- a CDS encoding MerR family transcriptional regulator: MLTISQLASYAGVTVRAVRHYHAKELLPEPERDSSGYRRYDAAAVVELIRIRTLAEAGVPLARVRELLTAGEAEFAAAVEAVDRRLRAEIRDRQRHRARVAQLTAGESLVLPPVAVAYLDRMRELGFPERLVEIERDSWILIAAQVPEQVEPMMAIKHRQLEDPTLRRLYLDIGELADCGPDDPRLPELADRVEVFLAQAAAVSAGAEEQPISEELVALLDAAFVQSFPWAARLLQILQRRGYTGWTDIHRTCPPA, from the coding sequence GTGCTGACCATCAGCCAGCTCGCGTCCTACGCCGGGGTGACGGTGCGCGCCGTCCGGCACTACCACGCGAAGGAGCTGCTGCCCGAGCCCGAGCGGGACTCCTCCGGGTACCGGCGCTACGACGCCGCGGCCGTCGTGGAGCTGATCCGGATCCGGACCCTCGCCGAGGCCGGGGTGCCGCTGGCGCGGGTGCGCGAGCTGCTGACGGCCGGCGAGGCGGAGTTCGCGGCGGCGGTCGAGGCGGTCGACCGCCGCCTGCGCGCCGAGATCCGCGACCGGCAGCGGCACCGGGCACGGGTCGCCCAGCTCACCGCGGGGGAGAGCCTGGTGCTGCCTCCAGTGGCGGTCGCCTACCTCGACCGCATGCGGGAGCTGGGCTTCCCCGAGCGGCTGGTCGAGATCGAGCGGGACAGCTGGATCCTGATCGCGGCCCAGGTGCCGGAGCAGGTCGAGCCGATGATGGCGATCAAGCACCGCCAACTCGAGGACCCGACGCTGCGCCGCCTCTACCTGGACATCGGGGAGCTGGCCGACTGCGGGCCCGACGACCCGAGGCTGCCGGAGCTCGCCGACCGGGTGGAGGTGTTCCTCGCGCAGGCGGCCGCCGTCTCCGCCGGTGCCGAGGAGCAGCCGATCAGCGAGGAGCTGGTCGCCCTGCTGGACGCGGCGTTCGTGCAGTCGTTCCCGTGGGCGGCGCGGCTGCTGCAGATCCTGCAGCGGCGCGGATACACCGGCTGGACTGACATCCACCGCACCTGCCCGCCGGCCTGA
- a CDS encoding LacI family DNA-binding transcriptional regulator: protein MATIGDVARVAGVSRSTASYALSGKRSISTEVRERVAAAVRELGYTPNAGARALATSQTMVIGLLAQFLRDEFAPAMMQYILGVSDSARELGYDILLVTEEDGTRALRRITDSRMVDGVVLLNVAEHDDRLDILRSAGQPGALVGLPGDPRGVDVFDLDFEATGRLMVERLHRLGHRELILVSQPEHVVERGGAYVWRLRNAAVEHARQRGITVHAVFGSSQQPHIGAELNALLDAHPDATGLLLNNEAAAAALPTVLHTRGLGSPGDLSVIGRYSDEFAKSFSLPFSFIESAPDRLGRMAVDHLVRRIEQSNEAVGGHVVRLVDPEFVDRGSVAAPRAAATGHGR from the coding sequence GTGGCCACCATCGGGGACGTCGCCCGTGTCGCGGGAGTGTCACGGAGCACGGCGTCGTACGCGCTCTCGGGCAAGCGGTCGATCTCGACCGAGGTGCGGGAGCGCGTCGCGGCTGCCGTGCGCGAGCTCGGCTACACGCCCAACGCGGGGGCGCGGGCGCTGGCCACGTCGCAGACCATGGTCATCGGGCTGCTCGCGCAGTTCCTCCGCGACGAGTTCGCGCCGGCGATGATGCAGTACATCCTCGGGGTCTCGGACTCCGCGCGGGAGCTCGGGTACGACATCCTGCTGGTCACCGAGGAGGACGGCACCCGGGCTCTCCGCCGGATCACCGACTCCCGGATGGTCGACGGCGTCGTGCTGCTCAACGTCGCCGAGCACGACGACCGGCTGGACATCCTGCGCAGCGCCGGGCAGCCCGGTGCACTGGTCGGGTTGCCCGGAGACCCGCGTGGGGTCGACGTCTTCGACCTGGACTTCGAGGCGACCGGCCGGCTCATGGTCGAGCGGCTCCACCGGCTCGGCCACCGGGAGCTCATCCTGGTCTCCCAGCCCGAGCACGTGGTCGAGCGGGGCGGTGCCTACGTCTGGCGGCTGCGGAACGCGGCCGTCGAGCACGCCCGGCAGCGGGGCATCACCGTGCACGCCGTCTTCGGCTCCTCGCAGCAGCCGCACATCGGGGCCGAGCTGAACGCCCTCCTGGACGCGCACCCCGACGCGACCGGCCTGCTGCTGAACAACGAGGCGGCCGCGGCGGCACTGCCGACGGTCCTGCACACCCGAGGTCTGGGCTCACCCGGTGACCTGTCGGTGATCGGCCGGTACTCCGACGAGTTCGCCAAGTCCTTCTCCCTGCCGTTCTCGTTCATCGAGAGCGCGCCGGACCGTCTCGGCCGGATGGCCGTGGACCACCTCGTCCGGCGCATCGAGCAGTCGAACGAGGCGGTGGGCGGCCACGTCGTCCGCCTCGTCGATCCCGAGTTCGTCGACCGGGGGAGCGTCGCCGCTCCCCGCGCCGCGGCCACCGGGCACGGCCGCTGA
- a CDS encoding intradiol ring-cleavage dioxygenase — protein MSTSGLFSEEHSAEVVAASFADTPDPRLRQVLTSLVQHLHAFVKDVELTEEEWAVAIDFLTRTGQLSDDVRQEFILLSDVLGVSMLVETINHRSGGTATESTVLGPFHVVESPPRALGDDIALDGKGTPCLVSGRVTGPGGEPLAGASVDVWQTNEDGFYDVQQPDVQPAGNLRGMFTVDGDGRFWFRSVVPRYYPIPDDGPVGQLLAATGRHPYRPAHLHVIVAAPGHRTVTTHVFVADSPYLDSDAVFGVKESLVREVPEVDDPARAAELGLTNPFRTLTVDLSLLRDDRVQPGAP, from the coding sequence GTGAGCACGAGCGGACTGTTCAGCGAGGAGCACTCGGCCGAGGTCGTGGCCGCCAGCTTCGCGGACACCCCGGACCCGCGGCTGCGCCAGGTGCTCACCTCGCTCGTCCAGCACCTGCACGCCTTCGTCAAGGACGTCGAGCTGACCGAGGAGGAGTGGGCCGTCGCGATCGACTTCCTGACCCGCACCGGTCAGCTGAGCGACGACGTCCGCCAGGAGTTCATCCTGCTCTCCGACGTGCTGGGTGTCTCGATGCTGGTGGAGACGATCAACCACCGCAGCGGCGGCACCGCGACCGAGTCGACGGTGCTGGGCCCCTTCCACGTGGTCGAGTCCCCGCCGCGGGCGCTGGGCGACGACATCGCCCTGGACGGCAAGGGCACCCCCTGCCTGGTGTCCGGCCGGGTGACCGGCCCCGGCGGCGAGCCGCTGGCCGGCGCCTCGGTGGACGTCTGGCAGACCAACGAGGACGGCTTCTACGACGTCCAGCAGCCCGACGTGCAGCCGGCGGGCAACCTGCGCGGCATGTTCACCGTCGACGGCGACGGGCGCTTCTGGTTCCGCTCGGTGGTGCCGCGGTACTACCCGATCCCCGACGACGGGCCGGTCGGGCAGCTGCTCGCCGCCACCGGCCGGCACCCCTACCGGCCGGCGCACCTGCACGTCATCGTCGCCGCACCCGGCCACCGCACGGTGACCACGCACGTGTTCGTCGCCGACAGCCCCTACCTGGACTCCGACGCGGTCTTCGGGGTGAAGGAGAGCCTGGTCCGGGAGGTGCCCGAGGTCGACGACCCGGCCCGGGCGGCGGAGCTGGGCCTGACCAACCCGTTCCGCACGCTGACCGTCGACCTGTCGCTGCTGCGGGACGACCGGGTGCAGCCGGGCGCCCCGTGA
- the arr gene encoding NAD(+)--rifampin ADP-ribosyltransferase, with protein sequence MTYEHHDHVPGPFFHGTKAALDAGVELVPGRGSNFQQGRVSNHVYFTAVVETAVWGAELATALAGTGERGHVYVVEPLGPFEDDPNVTDKRFPGNPTQSYRTRHPLRVVRELDDWTGHDPATLAGMLDHLARLREQGLDVIED encoded by the coding sequence GTGACCTACGAGCACCACGACCACGTCCCGGGCCCGTTCTTCCACGGGACGAAGGCGGCGCTCGACGCCGGCGTCGAGCTCGTACCCGGCCGGGGCTCGAACTTCCAGCAGGGCCGGGTGTCGAACCACGTCTACTTCACCGCGGTCGTGGAGACCGCCGTCTGGGGTGCGGAGCTGGCGACGGCGCTGGCCGGCACCGGCGAGCGGGGGCACGTCTACGTCGTCGAACCGCTGGGCCCCTTCGAGGACGACCCGAACGTCACCGACAAGCGCTTCCCGGGCAACCCGACGCAGTCCTACCGCACCCGCCACCCGCTGCGCGTCGTCCGCGAGCTGGACGACTGGACCGGTCACGACCCGGCCACGCTGGCCGGGATGCTGGACCACCTGGCGCGGCTGCGGGAGCAGGGCCTGGACGTGATCGAGGACTAG
- a CDS encoding ABC transporter ATP-binding protein, which produces MTTSPAIEIAGLTKSYGDSTVLGGVDLTVPAGTVLALLGSNGAGKTTTVRILCTLLRADGGTATVNGYDVATQPAQVRGSISLTGQFAAVDELLTGRENLVLVAQLRHLPDPGRTADDLLARFDLTDAAGRRVSTWSGGMRRRLDIAMSLIGEPPVLFLDEPTTGLDPQSRLEVWATVRELAGRGTTVLLTTQYLDEAEHLADRIAVLHQGRIIAEGSLAELRQLLPPATVEYVEKQPSLEDVFLAIVGGDQQEGTQR; this is translated from the coding sequence ATGACCACTTCACCAGCCATCGAGATCGCCGGGCTGACCAAGTCCTACGGCGACTCCACCGTGCTCGGGGGCGTCGACCTGACCGTCCCCGCCGGCACCGTCCTCGCCCTGCTCGGCAGCAACGGCGCGGGCAAGACCACGACGGTGCGCATCCTGTGCACCCTGCTCCGGGCCGACGGCGGGACGGCCACCGTCAACGGCTACGACGTCGCCACCCAGCCCGCGCAGGTGCGTGGCTCGATCAGCCTCACCGGGCAGTTCGCCGCCGTCGACGAGCTCCTCACCGGGCGGGAGAACCTGGTGCTCGTCGCCCAGCTGCGGCACCTGCCCGACCCGGGCCGGACGGCCGACGACCTGCTCGCCCGGTTCGACCTGACCGACGCGGCCGGCCGCCGGGTGTCGACGTGGTCGGGGGGCATGCGGCGCCGCCTGGACATCGCGATGAGCCTCATCGGCGAGCCGCCGGTGCTCTTCCTCGACGAGCCGACGACGGGGCTGGACCCGCAGTCGCGGCTCGAGGTCTGGGCGACCGTCCGGGAGCTCGCCGGCCGCGGCACCACGGTGCTGCTCACCACCCAGTACCTCGACGAGGCCGAGCACCTCGCCGACCGGATCGCCGTGCTCCACCAGGGCCGGATCATCGCCGAGGGCAGCCTCGCCGAGCTCCGGCAGCTGCTCCCGCCGGCCACCGTCGAGTACGTGGAGAAGCAGCCGTCCCTGGAGGACGTCTTCCTGGCCATCGTCGGCGGCGACCAGCAGGAGGGGACGCAGCGATGA
- a CDS encoding sugar ABC transporter substrate-binding protein: MTRHLNSRRACVAGLTTLLLAGTAACSSSDDAGSGTASDSTYTWWDPYPQHNDSSAWAQRVQACGDEAGVAIERTAYDTTQLTNQALLAAQEGTSPDVILLDNPAVSTLADTGMLTTMDELGFDPAGIEENLLDAGVVDGEAYGIPIGANTLALYYNKGVLDAAGVDPASITDWDSLTAALQAVTATGAGGITFAGIGTEEGSFQFLPWFWGAGADLRDLDSPEALAALQLWKGWLDAGYAPNSVINNSQNTVWEEFLTGNFAFAENGTWQVNSAAEADFETGIIQLPAQDGGAAPAPTGGEFIVAPVQDDDARYETTTQIVECMTTPEGFVETATTFAYYIPPTDEGQEQLLAENPDLEVWVDAVREARGRTGDGLGTDYPVVSEALWTAVQEALSGVQSPEAALAEAQQDAESGTN, encoded by the coding sequence ATGACGCGTCACCTCAACTCCCGTCGTGCGTGTGTCGCCGGACTGACGACGCTGCTGCTGGCCGGTACGGCCGCCTGCTCGTCCTCGGACGACGCCGGGTCCGGGACGGCATCGGACTCGACCTACACGTGGTGGGACCCCTACCCGCAGCACAACGACAGCTCGGCCTGGGCCCAGCGGGTCCAGGCGTGCGGCGACGAGGCCGGCGTGGCGATCGAGCGCACCGCCTACGACACCACCCAGCTGACCAACCAGGCGCTGCTCGCGGCGCAGGAGGGGACGTCTCCCGACGTCATCCTGCTCGACAACCCCGCCGTCTCGACCCTGGCGGACACCGGGATGCTCACCACGATGGACGAGCTGGGCTTCGACCCCGCCGGCATCGAGGAGAACCTCCTCGACGCCGGGGTCGTCGACGGCGAGGCCTACGGCATCCCGATCGGCGCCAACACGCTCGCGCTGTACTACAACAAGGGGGTCCTGGACGCCGCCGGCGTGGATCCGGCGAGCATCACCGACTGGGACTCCCTGACCGCCGCGCTGCAGGCGGTCACCGCGACCGGCGCAGGCGGGATCACGTTCGCCGGCATCGGTACCGAGGAGGGTTCCTTCCAGTTCCTGCCGTGGTTCTGGGGCGCGGGGGCGGACCTGCGTGATCTGGACTCGCCCGAGGCGCTGGCTGCCCTGCAGCTCTGGAAGGGGTGGCTGGACGCCGGCTACGCACCGAACTCGGTGATCAACAACTCGCAGAACACGGTGTGGGAGGAGTTCCTGACCGGGAACTTCGCCTTCGCCGAGAACGGCACCTGGCAGGTCAACAGCGCGGCCGAGGCGGACTTCGAGACCGGCATCATCCAGCTGCCGGCGCAGGACGGCGGGGCGGCTCCGGCGCCCACGGGTGGCGAGTTCATCGTCGCCCCGGTCCAGGACGACGACGCCCGCTACGAGACCACCACGCAGATCGTCGAGTGCATGACCACCCCGGAGGGGTTCGTCGAGACGGCCACCACCTTCGCGTACTACATCCCGCCGACGGACGAGGGGCAGGAGCAGCTGCTCGCGGAGAACCCGGACCTGGAGGTCTGGGTGGACGCCGTCCGCGAGGCCCGGGGCCGGACCGGCGACGGTCTGGGCACCGACTACCCGGTGGTCTCCGAGGCGCTCTGGACCGCCGTCCAGGAGGCGCTGTCCGGGGTGCAGTCCCCGGAGGCAGCCCTCGCCGAGGCCCAGCAGGACGCCGAGTCGGGCACCAACTGA
- a CDS encoding ABC transporter permease, with protein sequence MTGARRPAWLRVPARLRRSRPAAGTPGIRPVDPADRFRFGDLLGEATADIGSRPGRLVTTIVGTVLGIAALIATIGFAQTAAGQIARQFDRTAATQLVVTPSTADTRGGTTVAAGTLPWDSVARLERLAGVESAALLTEVPLPEAVITAVPVNDPSQPPTAAPPVYAASADLLDTVGGRLATGRFLDAGHDARADRVVVLGARAAERLGVLRVDTQPSIFIDGIAYAVLGVVDSFDVRAELLNAVLVPTGTARADLGLRAPGDARARIAIGAGPQLRTQAALALAPDEPDSLEVSAPDGRSELGRDVQADVNGVFVILSVIVLLAGGVGITNVTMLSVMERVGEIGLRRAIGATRRQIAGQFVAESVVIGLLGGLIGATLGVFAVIGISVVRDWTPVIDPGIAVGGALLGAVLGLVAGGLPARRAAAIEPVDALRGGT encoded by the coding sequence GTGACCGGCGCCCGGCGCCCGGCCTGGCTGCGCGTCCCGGCCCGGCTGCGCCGTTCGCGGCCCGCGGCGGGTACGCCGGGCATCCGGCCGGTCGACCCGGCCGACCGCTTCCGCTTCGGCGACCTGCTCGGTGAGGCGACCGCGGACATCGGCTCCCGCCCCGGGCGCCTGGTGACGACGATCGTCGGCACCGTGCTGGGCATCGCCGCGCTGATCGCCACCATCGGCTTCGCGCAGACCGCCGCCGGTCAGATCGCCCGGCAGTTCGACCGCACCGCGGCCACCCAGCTCGTCGTCACCCCGTCGACCGCGGACACCCGCGGCGGCACGACCGTCGCCGCCGGCACGCTGCCCTGGGACTCGGTCGCCCGGCTGGAGCGGTTGGCCGGCGTCGAGTCGGCCGCGCTGCTCACCGAGGTGCCGCTGCCCGAGGCGGTGATCACGGCCGTGCCGGTGAACGACCCGTCGCAGCCGCCCACCGCGGCGCCCCCGGTCTACGCGGCCTCGGCGGACCTGCTGGACACCGTCGGCGGGCGGCTGGCCACCGGCCGGTTCCTCGACGCCGGCCACGACGCACGCGCCGACCGCGTCGTCGTGCTGGGTGCGCGGGCGGCCGAACGGCTGGGCGTGCTCCGGGTCGACACCCAGCCGTCGATCTTCATCGACGGCATCGCCTACGCCGTGCTGGGCGTCGTCGACTCCTTCGACGTCCGCGCCGAGCTGCTCAACGCGGTGCTCGTGCCCACCGGCACGGCACGGGCCGACCTCGGCCTGCGCGCTCCCGGTGACGCCCGGGCCCGCATCGCCATCGGCGCGGGGCCGCAGCTGCGCACCCAGGCGGCGCTGGCGCTGGCCCCCGACGAACCGGACAGCCTCGAGGTCAGCGCCCCCGACGGCCGCTCCGAGCTGGGGCGCGACGTGCAGGCCGACGTGAACGGCGTCTTCGTCATCCTGTCGGTCATCGTGCTGCTCGCCGGCGGCGTCGGGATCACCAACGTCACGATGCTGTCGGTGATGGAGCGCGTCGGCGAGATCGGGCTGCGCCGCGCGATCGGCGCCACCCGGCGGCAGATCGCCGGCCAGTTCGTCGCCGAGTCGGTGGTCATCGGCCTGCTCGGCGGGCTCATCGGCGCCACGCTCGGCGTCTTCGCCGTCATCGGCATCTCCGTCGTGCGCGACTGGACGCCGGTGATCGACCCGGGGATCGCCGTCGGCGGCGCCCTGCTCGGCGCCGTGCTCGGGCTGGTCGCCGGTGGCCTCCCGGCCCGCCGGGCCGCCGCCATCGAACCGGTCGACGCGCTGCGCGGCGGCACCTGA
- a CDS encoding ABC transporter permease → MTTTYVVRDTTTLLKRSLRHVLRSPDTIITTAVTPIAMLLLFVYVFGSAIEVGDGSYVDYLLPGILLITIASGIAYTAFRLFTDVASGIFERFQSMPIARSAVLWGHVLTSVVANLVSLVLVVLVAVAMGFRTGAGPLAWLAVLGILVLFTLALTWLAVIPGLTATSLDGVSGFSYPLIFLPFISSAFVPTAGMPGPVRWFAEHQPVTPIVNTLRNLFAEQPVGDDGWIAVAWCVGLLLVAYLLAMRTYRRKIG, encoded by the coding sequence ATGACCACCACCTACGTCGTCCGCGACACCACGACGCTGCTCAAGCGGTCGCTGCGGCACGTCCTGCGCAGCCCGGACACGATCATCACCACGGCGGTCACGCCGATCGCCATGCTGCTGCTGTTCGTCTACGTCTTCGGCAGCGCGATCGAGGTCGGCGACGGGTCCTACGTCGACTACCTGCTGCCCGGGATCCTGCTCATCACCATCGCCTCCGGGATCGCCTACACCGCCTTCCGGCTCTTCACCGACGTCGCCAGCGGCATCTTCGAGCGGTTCCAGTCGATGCCGATCGCCCGCTCGGCGGTGCTCTGGGGCCACGTGCTGACCTCGGTGGTGGCGAACCTGGTCTCGCTGGTGCTCGTCGTCCTCGTCGCCGTGGCGATGGGCTTCCGCACCGGCGCGGGGCCGCTCGCGTGGCTCGCCGTCCTCGGGATCCTGGTGCTGTTCACGCTGGCGCTCACCTGGCTGGCGGTCATCCCGGGACTGACCGCGACCTCCCTCGACGGGGTCAGCGGGTTCTCCTATCCGCTGATCTTCCTGCCGTTCATCAGCTCGGCGTTCGTGCCCACCGCGGGCATGCCCGGCCCGGTGCGCTGGTTCGCCGAGCACCAGCCGGTGACGCCGATCGTGAACACGCTGCGCAACCTGTTCGCCGAGCAGCCGGTCGGCGACGACGGGTGGATCGCCGTCGCCTGGTGCGTCGGCCTCCTGCTGGTGGCCTACCTGCTCGCGATGCGCACCTACCGGCGGAAGATCGGCTGA
- a CDS encoding maleylacetate reductase, with the protein MIGPFTHQALPMRVVFGAGSLARLPEEVAALGMTRVVVLCTPGQEATGRAVAAGLGERAAGVVAEARMHVPVEVARRATARVAELGADGCVAVGGGSAIGLGKAVALADGPPLVAVPTTYAGSEMTPVWGLTEGGRKRTGRDPRVLPRTVVYDAELTLGLSASTSVVSGLNAIAHAVEGLYAPDTTPLVSLMAAEGVRALVAALPRVVADGTDRDARAGAQYGAWLCGAVLGATTMSLHHRLCHVLGGALDLPHGPTHAVVLPHALAYNGPAAAEAVRALGGALGGVDDPARELWELAGRLGAPRSLAELGMAADDVPRIAELAVSGGGANPRPVTRDGVERLLRAAWAGAPPSAPEGSPAATRR; encoded by the coding sequence GTGATCGGGCCGTTCACCCACCAGGCGCTGCCGATGCGGGTGGTCTTCGGCGCGGGCTCGCTGGCCCGGCTCCCCGAGGAGGTCGCGGCGCTGGGGATGACCCGGGTCGTGGTGCTCTGCACCCCGGGGCAGGAGGCCACCGGACGGGCGGTCGCGGCCGGGCTGGGGGAGCGGGCGGCCGGCGTGGTCGCCGAGGCGCGCATGCACGTGCCGGTCGAGGTCGCCCGGCGGGCCACCGCTCGGGTGGCGGAGCTGGGCGCCGACGGCTGCGTGGCCGTGGGCGGTGGCTCGGCGATCGGGCTGGGGAAGGCGGTCGCGCTGGCGGACGGTCCACCGCTGGTCGCCGTCCCGACCACCTACGCCGGTTCGGAGATGACCCCGGTGTGGGGGCTGACCGAGGGCGGCCGCAAGCGCACCGGCCGGGACCCGCGGGTGCTGCCCAGGACCGTCGTCTACGACGCCGAGCTCACCCTGGGCCTGTCGGCGTCGACGTCGGTGGTGAGCGGGCTGAACGCGATCGCGCACGCGGTCGAGGGGCTCTACGCCCCGGACACCACCCCGCTCGTGTCGCTGATGGCCGCGGAGGGGGTGCGGGCGCTGGTCGCGGCGCTGCCGAGGGTCGTCGCGGACGGAACCGACCGGGACGCCCGGGCCGGCGCCCAGTACGGGGCCTGGCTGTGCGGCGCGGTGCTCGGCGCGACGACGATGTCGCTGCACCACCGGCTGTGCCACGTGCTGGGCGGGGCGCTGGACCTGCCGCACGGCCCGACGCACGCCGTGGTGCTGCCGCACGCCCTGGCGTACAACGGGCCGGCGGCGGCCGAGGCGGTGCGGGCCCTGGGTGGCGCGCTGGGCGGGGTGGACGACCCGGCCCGGGAGCTGTGGGAGCTGGCCGGCCGCCTGGGCGCGCCGCGGTCGCTGGCCGAGCTGGGCATGGCGGCCGACGACGTCCCGCGGATCGCCGAGCTGGCCGTCTCGGGCGGCGGCGCCAACCCCCGGCCGGTCACCCGCGACGGCGTCGAGCGGCTGCTCCGGGCCGCCTGGGCAGGGGCGCCGCCGAGCGCGCCCGAGGGGTCGCCGGCCGCGACCCGTCGCTGA